One Thermodesulfobacteriota bacterium genomic region harbors:
- a CDS encoding 2-hydroxyacyl-CoA dehydratase family protein has product MNKEERLKELRAKLEELRKRDPSHCSGTETFIGHTGHSMSPELFQQIEALEEEIKKLEKGS; this is encoded by the coding sequence ATGAACAAAGAGGAACGGCTGAAGGAATTGAGAGCGAAACTGGAGGAGTTGAGGAAGAGGGATCCCTCCCACTGCTCCGGCACGGAGACCTTCATCGGCCACACCGGGCATTCGATGTCTCCGGAGCTCTTTCAGCAGATCGAGGCCCTGGAGGAAGAGATCAAGAAGTTGGAGAAGGGATCCTGA